The following proteins are co-located in the Natator depressus isolate rNatDep1 chromosome 4, rNatDep2.hap1, whole genome shotgun sequence genome:
- the NKX1-1 gene encoding NK1 transcription factor-related protein 1: MNASRDKTQGGDISIPAAAASQAGIVVEPVSGCLHGESMESHGDQRLSSSNELPVYSCPGNRDRPGDNQSNTPGQEGAGAALPVVHRTTSFSVLDILDPNKFNSKKRHCSVLYKSAGSECTLGAEDKPEESGTELADPKALAEDFETCKKSSDLLKDGELYKAEECDLDYGSRPSPSPESELQDEEELCSEESNSSSSLGGVGGSGEAEPGHHPKEREPGSQQPQPQAPAQPPAPGGGPQAKPKRKRTGSDSKSGKPRRARTAFTYEQLVALENKFKSTRYLSVCERLNLALSLSLTETQVKIWFQNRRTKWKKQNPGADTSAPTGGGAGGGGAGGGLGGGGLGGGLSPLSHSPPMGNPLSMHGPGGYPGHPTGGLVCAAQLPFLPSPAVLSPFVLGSQTYGAPAFYTPHL; encoded by the exons ATGAATGCGAGCAGAGACAAGACTCAGGGGGGTGACATCTCTATCCCAGCAGCAGCGGCAAGCCAGGCTGGCATTGTAGTGGAGCCAGTGTCCGGCTGCCTTCACGGGGAAAGCATGGAAAGCCACGGGGACCAGAGACTTTCTTCCAGCAACGAGCTACCGGTCTATTCGTGCCCTGGAAATAGAGACAGGCCAGGCGACAATCAGAGCAACACCCCTGGAcaagagggggcaggggcagccctgcCAGTGGTCCACAGAACCACCTCTTTTTCGGTGCTGGACATCCTGGATCCCAACAAATTCAACAGCAAGAAGAGGCACTGTTCTGTGTTGTACAAATCCGCAGGGAGCGAATGCACTCTAGGGGCAGAGGATAAACCCGAGGAGTCAGGAACGGAACTAGCAGATCCAAAGGCTCTGGCTGAAGATTTTGAAACGTGCAAAAAGTCCTCGGACTTACTCA AGGATGGGGAGCTGTACAAGGCCGAGGAGTGCGACCTGGACTACGGCAGCAGGCCCAGTCCCAGCCCGGAGAGCGAGCTGCAAGACGAGGAGGAGCTGTGCAGCGAggagagcaacagcagcagcagcctgggcggCGTGGGGGGGTCCGGCGAGGCAGAGCCCGGCCACCACCCGAAGGAACGGGAGCCAGGCAGCCAGCAGCCGCAGCCGCAGGCGCCggcccagcctcctgcccccggCGGGGGCCCGCAGGCCAAGCCCAAGAGGAAGCGCACGGGCTCGGACTCCAAGTCGGGCAAGCCCCGGCGGGCGCGGACCGCTTTCACCTACGAGCAGCTGGTGGCGCTGGAGAACAAGTTCAAGTCCACGCGGTACCTGTCGGTGTGCGAGCGCCTCAACCTGGCGCTGTCGCTCAGCCTGACCGAGACCCAGGTCAAGATCTGGTTCCAGAACCGCCGCACCAagtggaagaagcagaacccgGGCGCCGACACCAGCGCCCCGACGGGCGGCGGGGCAGGCGGCGGCGGGGCCGGAGGAGGCCTGGGGGGAGGCGGCCTGGGCGGCGGGCTGAGCCCGCTCAGCCACTCGCCGCCCATGGGCAACCCGCTCTCCATGCACGGCCCCGGTGGCTACCCGGGGCACCCCACCGGGGGGCTGGTGTGCGCTGCCCAGCTGCCCTTCCTGCCCAGCCCCGCTGTCCTCTCGCCCTTTGTCCTGGGCTCGCAGACTTACGGGGCTCCGGCCTTCTACACCCCGCACCTATAA